DNA from Vigna radiata var. radiata cultivar VC1973A unplaced genomic scaffold, Vradiata_ver6 scaffold_889, whole genome shotgun sequence:
NNNNNNNNNNNNNNNNNNNNNNNNNNNNNNNNNNNNNNNNNNNNNNNNNNNNNNNNNNNNNNNNNNNNNNNNNNNNNNNNNNNNNNNNNNNNNNNNNNNNNNNNNNNNNNNNNNNNNNNNNNNNNNNNNNNNNNNNNNNNNNNNNNNAGCAATCGACGTATACttagagaaaattttaataacaagtCATTAgtcacttaaaataaaattaattgttttttctttcaatttgtaCAAGACTTTACTTATAAATAACCATAAACAATGCACCATTGGGTACTTTGAGATCAACCTTTGTTATTTTGTGGGTATTTAAGTCATACCAAACTAGTGCACCATCATTTGTTTTGAAGAGTATCTTGCACATACTCCTTGCTCCAATAGGTCTTGCAATCGAAGGTAAGGGTCCAAGAGTGAAGAGTTTATTCCATGTTTCTTTCTTACCAAGTTCAATCAAAATTGATATGTAAAATGTAGTGCTATATGCATAATTTGACATCAAAGCAATTGACCCATTTAAGAGAAACACGTACCTCAACGCATGATCTGTATCAGAATCATTACATATGTCTAAAGGTATGTCTATGGGTGTAGGAGTTGTATAATATGTCTCACTGCTCATGTCAAATGATATCAAACATACATCACCATCAATTTGAGATAACCAATGACACATTCCNTCAAGGTAGAAATTACCATCAGTTCCATAATCTTCTAAAATATTGACatcaattttaacttttctcCAAGAGTTACTTCTTAAGCTATAACTCTCACATAA
Protein-coding regions in this window:
- the LOC106755043 gene encoding F-box protein CPR30-like; the encoded protein is VNGILCFVVDKNRSGYLWNPAIGELKAIPHSPIEYLPFHVFPIMTYLGFGYDCIGDDYKVIRSMQPDTRXDQDYTEWDYTPLCESYSLRSNSWRKVKIDVNILEDYGTDGNFYLXGMCHWLSQIDGDVCLISFDMSSETYYTTPTPIDIPLDICNDSDTDHALRYVFLLNGSIALMSNYAYSTTFYISILIELGKKETWNKLFTLGPLPSIARPIGARSMCKILFKTNDGALVWYDLNTHKITKVDLKVPNGALFMVIYK